The Thermofilaceae archaeon genome has a window encoding:
- a CDS encoding rhomboid family intramembrane serine protease: MGIPYAHDQLGLRTGPPKVTILLVVLNVIAYLATSLDYGLLQIGDEWLWWGAFIPSSLADPRQWYRLFTSMFLHANLLHIFFNMIFLYNFGRLVETALGGKRYLVLYLLSGLAAEAFHAAFIPIEGPLTIVTPAIGASGAISGVLGAYLLLFPGSKLSLCFFYLYIPICFTASAAAYLIFWFVTQILQGYAMASIGVAVFAHAGGFVAGMALLPLLLDRERHRLLRALTASQRAFKYIMLGSAGLGRLSKIILVAALTSLAVGSVYSMASARQMDVPVKVLEATVTYRIYCAPQTVCDEGSSRDMVMLQLDGQPRLAAQISSDPVRIVYNRLEALGLLYDRALARSTKSFSISRTVRVSGVPVDVRLSMEASYDRLGVLDSAQGSMRATILSCRAGICVASGEGDFDFTLSTLISADKAEPVSSIIILLSAVSLLLTLAAIDVTLRKAHDLELLA; this comes from the coding sequence GTGGGAATACCCTACGCTCACGATCAGCTCGGTCTTAGAACGGGCCCCCCCAAGGTCACGATCTTACTGGTTGTCCTAAACGTGATCGCCTACCTTGCTACATCTCTCGACTACGGCCTCCTACAGATCGGCGACGAGTGGTTGTGGTGGGGAGCCTTCATACCCTCAAGCCTTGCGGACCCGAGGCAGTGGTACAGGCTCTTCACCTCGATGTTCCTGCACGCGAACCTCTTACACATATTCTTCAACATGATCTTCCTCTACAACTTTGGGAGGCTTGTCGAGACAGCGCTCGGGGGCAAGCGGTACCTAGTCCTCTACCTGCTCTCCGGGCTGGCGGCCGAAGCGTTCCACGCAGCCTTCATTCCGATCGAGGGGCCGCTGACGATCGTAACTCCGGCGATCGGCGCGTCCGGCGCGATCAGTGGCGTTCTAGGAGCGTACCTTCTGCTCTTCCCGGGGAGCAAGCTGTCCTTATGCTTCTTCTACCTCTACATACCCATATGCTTCACGGCCAGCGCGGCAGCCTACCTAATCTTCTGGTTCGTGACTCAAATCCTCCAGGGCTACGCGATGGCGAGCATCGGTGTCGCGGTCTTCGCGCACGCGGGCGGATTCGTAGCCGGGATGGCGCTCCTGCCGCTTCTACTGGATCGCGAGAGGCATAGGCTCCTACGAGCGCTTACGGCCAGCCAGAGGGCATTCAAGTACATCATGCTGGGCTCCGCGGGCCTTGGTAGGCTCTCCAAGATCATCCTCGTTGCCGCGCTAACTTCGCTCGCTGTCGGCAGCGTCTACTCCATGGCGTCCGCGAGGCAGATGGACGTACCGGTGAAAGTCCTCGAGGCGACCGTCACCTACAGGATCTACTGCGCCCCGCAAACGGTCTGCGACGAGGGCTCGAGTAGGGACATGGTGATGCTGCAGCTCGATGGTCAACCCCGCTTGGCCGCGCAGATATCGTCGGATCCCGTGAGAATCGTGTACAACAGGCTTGAAGCACTGGGCCTCTTGTACGACAGGGCGCTGGCGAGATCGACGAAGAGCTTCAGCATAAGCAGGACGGTGAGAGTCTCCGGAGTCCCCGTCGACGTCAGGCTGAGCATGGAAGCGTCCTACGACAGGCTCGGCGTGCTCGACTCCGCGCAGGGCAGCATGAGGGCGACTATTCTCAGCTGCCGCGCGGGCATCTGCGTCGCCTCGGGTGAGGGTGACTTCGACTTCACGCTATCCACGCTAATCAGCGCGGATAAAGCCGAACCGGTCTCGAGCATCATCATCCTGCTCTCGGCCGTCTCGCTGCTTTTGACCCTCGCAGCCATCGACGTTACGCTTAGAAAGGCCCACGACCTGGAGCTGCTCGCGTGA